Within the Bacillus pumilus genome, the region TCATGGTGGCCTTAATGATTATGCTTAACCTAAATTACTAATTTTTTTTACTTATTAACATTACATTATGTAGTGTAAAAACAGGAGGAAATCACTATATGAAAACGAATCAAGAAATAGGAACACTTTTCGTACGTGTTATTTTAGGTATTATCTTCTTTCTACACGGACTTCAGGCATATCAAGGAGGTCTGGGAGGAACAGCGGCATTCTTTGGACAAATCGGTATACCGGAATTTATGGCCTATATTGTGAAGACGATTGAACTGGTCGGTGGTATCGCCTTGATTTTAGGTCTAGGAACACGTATTTTCGCAGCATTATTTGTACCAATTATGGCTGTGGCGATTATTACGGTTGGTTTTTCTAAAGGATTTGTTGGCGGTTATGAATTTGAACTATCGCTGCTCGTCATGGCGCTTTATTTAACACTTAGCGGCAGTAAGATGCTGTCCATTGATGGGATGCTGAAACATCAGCAGCAAAGCAATGAAGCAAAATTTCATTAAACGATCATGAAAAAACTCCTTCTGCTATTTGTGGCAGAGGAGTTTTTTTATTTATCAAATTGTCGTTTTCGCGTTTGAAAAAGGGAAAGAGGTGAGAGGTTTGCTGAAAATAGTCCTTTATTTTATAGATTGAATGAACAAAAAGACGATTTCATTTTTTGACGGAACATACGATCTCCTATTAAAATAGGACTATCTAAGACACATGGTGCGTTAAAAGATATAAAAACCATACAGCATGCTGCTGTTCATCTTGAGCAATACGTTTCATCAGCTCTTTTGTTCCTTGATCCCGGACATAATCTGATACCGTTAAGTAAAAATCGACCGTTTTTTGTTCATCTTTAAATGCGAAAAGAAGCCCTTCTCTAAATTGGTCTGGACAAGGTTCTGTTACGCTTGGTTTGTGGTTTTTACCTGTTAAAGAATAATATAGCTTTGAAAATAGTTGATAGTGTCTGACTTCATCCTGGCGTATTTCTTGAATGATCTTCTTTGCTTCAGGATTTTTTGCCTTTTGGGCAAGTTTTTCGTAGCATTGAATCGCAGAATACTCACCATTGATCGCTTTCTCAAGATCTGAAATGATCCTTGTATTTTGCCGTATGTCATAAGGCGAGTAGTCATAGTAACCATAATACATGATATTGCCAGCCTCCTTTTAGTTCATGATGGTTTATGATATGAAAAGAGTGAGGAAAGGTGCCTATGTCTTTTTTAGAAAGGAGAATAGGAACGTGATAGGAAAATAGCTATTTCCCTTTATTTTCGCTAGAATATGAGTACATAAGAAAGGTGTTGTGGAACGTGGAGATTCAGTTTTTAGCAGGCAGATCGGGGAGTGGAAAAACGACTGCAATCTTAGAGGAAATCAAAGAACAGCTTCGGCTTGATCCGTTGGGTCCGCCAATCATTTTTTTAGTCCCGGATCAAATGACATTTTTAATGGAATATGAGCTTGCGAAAACGTCTGAAGCTGGTGGAATGATCAGAGCTAAAGTATTTAGTTTCACTCGACTTGCTTGGTCTATTTTACAGCAGACTGGTGGAGCGAACCGGCAATTTGTGACAAGCACAGGAATTCAAATGCTTTTAAGAAAAGTGATTGAAGAGCAGAAAGACAAGTTTAAAGTATTCAAAAAAGCGAGTGATAAGCCGGGGTTTGTAGAGCAAATCGAAAAAACGATGGCTGAATTCAAAAGATACTGTATGCTGCCTGAGGAAATTGAGAAAATTTCAGTGGAGAGCATGCTTTCAGAGTATACAGAAGAAAGACGGGCAGCCGAAAAATTGCATGACCTCCATGTTCTTTATCAGCAGATGGAGGAGCATTTACAAGATGAATATGTGCACTCAGAAGACTATTTGAATCTACTTGCCCAGCAAATTCCTTCAGCAGAAGAAATAAAAGGAGCACATATTTATATCGATGGTTTTTATCAATTTACACCGCAGCAGCTTCTTGTCATCGAACAGCTCTTGCTGCATGCAGCAAAAGTAACTGCGGCTTTTACAGTAGATCAATCTTATCATGATAGGCAGCCAAATGAACTTGATTTATTTCGTATGACAGGTAAAACGTATTTCCAACTCTATCAGCTTGCTAAAGAGTGCGGAGCTGACATTTCTGAAACCATTTTTGAAAGAAATCATCGGCACCTTTATACACCAGATCTTGCTTATTTAGAACACCAATATGAGCAGCGGCCAGTACAACCATACCAGGAAAATACCCCTCATCTCACAGTGTCTAAAAGTGCAAGTAAACGAGCTGAAATTGAAGGAGTAGCGAGAGACATCCTTGATTTAGTGAGAGAAAAAGGACTTAGACTGCGAGATATCTCGGTTGTAGCGCGGCATGTAGACGACTATAAAGATACGTTAAAAGAGGTTTTTCGAGATTACGATATTCCATTTTTTATTGATGGAAATGAATCGATGCAGTATCATCCGCTCATCGAATTGATTCGTTCGAGCTTGGATGTCATAAAAGGAAATTGGCGGTATGAAGCGGTATTTCGCTGCGTAAAAACAGAGTTCTTATTTCCGCTTGAAATCACTAAGAACAAAGCACGAGAGCAGGCGGATCAGCTCGAAAACTATTGTATTGCTTACGGTGTAAAAGGAGAGCGCTGGACAAACGGTTCCCGGTTTCATTACAGGCGCTTCCAATCATTAGATGAGGATTTCAGACAAACGGATCAAGAAATTGAAATGGAACAAATGCTGAATGACGTCAAAGAATGGATCACGCCTCCGCTTTACCAGTTGCAGAAAAGGCTCAAAAATGCGCAAAAGGTAAGAGATATGGTAGAGGCTGTCTATGTCTTTTTAGAAGAGATACAAGTACCAGATAAGCTTGAAAAAGCGAGGCTAGAAGCTGAAGAAGCAGGTCGATTAGCTGAAGCAATGCAGCACGGGCAAGTATGGGATGCGGTCATTCAATTAATGGATGAATTTGTTGACATGCTAGGTGACGAAGAGCTCTCATTTCCTTTATTTCAACAGATGATAGATACAGGGTTAGCTTCTCTAAAATTCGCTTTAATTCCGCCATCACTCGACCAAGTATTTATCGGAAGTATGGATTTATCCAGAATGTATCAAGTGAAGTGTATGTTTATCATTGGTGTAAATGATGGCGTTATTCCCGCGCGTCCCTCTGATGAGAGTGTATTGTCTGAAGATGACCGAGAATGGTTAAAGCGAGCAGGAGCAGAGCTGGCAGAGACAGGAAAGGAACGGCTGCTAGATGAACAATTTTTAATTTACCAAGCGTTATCAAGTCCATCCCATCATTTATATCTATCCTATGCGGCTTCTGATGCAGAAGGACGTTCTCTATTGCCTTCGCCACTTATCAAGTATTGCCAAGAGCTTATGCCAAATCATCAGCAGGCTCTTTATGTGTTAGATCCAGAACTGCTGGAAGACGATGAGCAATTAAAATTTGTAGCGAATGAGCATGTTTCGTTGTCTTATACCATCTCACAGCTCCAGCAATGGCTCAATCAATATCCCATTAGCGGTGTATGGTGGAGTGTCTATAACTACTTAATGACATCTCCTAATCGGGATGTATCAAAAAATATCATGTCAAGTTTGTTCTTTACAAATCGAGCAAAGCCATTAAAGCCTAATGTCACAAAAGAGCTTTACGGTGATCATATTCAGGGCAGTGTTTCAAGAATGGAGAAGTTCAATGCGTGTGCATTTTCTCACTTTGCTTCCCACGGTTTAAAACTAAAGGATCGGCAATTTTACAAATTGGAAGCACCTGATATCGGCCAGTTGTTTCACTCAGCTTTGAAGCATATTTCAGATACGCTAGTTGAACAAAAAAAGGATTGGAAAAACTTAACGAAGGAAGATTGTGTCACCTATTCAAGACATGCAATCGAACAGCTTGCGCCGCGTCTTCAAAAGGAAATTCTATTAAGCTCTAATCGGCATGCTTATATTAAAGAAAAGCTTCAGAAAATCTTAATTCGAGTCTCTTCTATATTAAGTGAACATGCCAAAGTGAGTGGATTTTCTCCAGTAGGGCTTGAGTTAGGTTTTGGAGGCCAAGGACCTTTGCCGCCGTTTACTTTTCAATTAAAGAATGGCTGCACGATGGAGCTAGTCGGAAGAATTGACAGGGTAGATAAAGCAGAAGGTTCAAAAGGGCTGTTTTTAAGAATCGTCGATTACAAATCCAGTGAGAAAGGTCTTGACCTAGCAGAAGTATACTATGGTCTTGCCTTGCAAATGCTCACATACTTAGACCTCACCATTACGTATTCGAAGGAGTGGCTAGGCATAGAAGCAACGCCTGCTGGCATTTTATATTTCCATATTCATGACCCGCTCATTCAAGCCCCGATTCCACTTGCAGAGGATGAAATTGAGCAGGAAATATTCAAGAAATTTAAAATGAAGGGCTTATTACTTGAAGATGTGGAAGCAGTCAAGCTAATGGATCAAACGCTTGAGTCAGGTAGATCACAAGTCATTCAAGCCGGCTTGAAAAAGGATGGGTCTTTCCGTTCTGATTCGGCGGTTTTAAGTGAAGATCATTTCCATATACTCACACAACACGTTCGGCGCACATTTGAAGAAGCAGGCGAAAGAATTACAAATGGAGAGGTCGCAATTAATCCATATAAATTAAAGGACCAAACACCTTGCCGCTTTTGTTCATTCAAGTCTATTTGCCAATTCGATGAATCAATAGAAGATAATGATTTTAGGGTGCTCACCTCTGAAAAGGATGATGTTGTGATAGAACGGATCAAAAAAGAAGGGGATCAGTATGCAAATACCAAAACCGAATAACAGTACGTGGACGGATGACCAGTGGGAAGCCATCGTTTCAGAAGGACAAGATATCTTAGTTGCGGCGGCGGCAGGTTCAGGTAAAACAGCTGTTTTGGTTGAACGCCTGATTCGAAAGATGACCCGGCCTGAACATCCAGTTGATGTCGATCGTCTGCTCGTTGTGACTTTCACAAATGCATCTGCAGCAGAGATGAAGCATCGGATCACAGAAGCACTTGAAAAAGAATTAGCCAAAAATCCTGGGTCTCTTCATATGAGAAGGCAGCTGTCCCTCATGAATCGAGCCAATATTTCAACCTTGCACTCCTTTTGCTTACAGGTTTTACGGACCTTTTACTATGAAATTGATCTTGATCCAGGCTTCCGTTTGGCTGATCAAACAGAAGGAGAACTATTAGGAGATGAAGTGTTAGACGAACTGTTTGAGGATGAATATAAGGCTGGGAAGCCATCATTCTTTGAATTGGTTGATCGTTACACGTCTGACCGTCATGACTTAGATTTGCAATGGCTCGTGAAGAGAATCTATGATTTTTCAAGATCTCATCCTTCTCCGGAGCAATGGATGCGGGCATTCCTTTCACTATATGATGTAGATGCTCAAACAAAAGTAGAAGAATTACCGTTTTATCCCTATATCAAAGAAGATCTTTCGCTCGTTCTCCGGAGCTGCCAGGAGCTGCTTGAACGAGCTCTTTCGCTATCAAAAGAGCCCGGCGGTCCAGCACCGAGAGCAGAGAATTTTATAGATGATTTAGAGCAAGTCAATGAATTAATCCGTCATCAAGATGATTTTGAGAAACTATATGAGCTTTTACCGAACGTCAATTTTAAAAGGCTTAAAACGTGCAAAGGGGACGAATATGACCCTGTTTTATTAGAGAAAGCTACTGATGCACGTAATCAAGCAAAAAAACAATTAGAAAAACTAAAAGATGAGTACTTCATGCGCAGTCCTGCCCAGCATTTAAAAAGCTTAGCTGAAATGAAGCCGATTGTCGAGACACTTGTAGAGCTAGTGATCCAATTTGGTGAGCGCTTCGAAAGAGCGAAGCAGGAAAAGTCTATTGTCGATTTTTCCGATTTAGAGCACTATTGCTTACGCATTTTAGCGGAGCAGGATGCAGAAGGACATTTGATCGAAACAGAAGCTGCTAAGTACTATCAACAGCAGTTTGAAGAAGTGCTCGTTGATGAATACCAGGATACAAACCTTGTACAAGAAACAATTTTAAAACTTGTATCTAAAGGAGAACATTCTTCAGAGGGTAATCTGTTTATGGTTGGTGATGTCAAGCAGTCTATTTATCGTTTTAGACTGGCTGAGCCCATGCTCTTTTTAAACAAATATAAACACTTT harbors:
- a CDS encoding DoxX family protein gives rise to the protein MKTNQEIGTLFVRVILGIIFFLHGLQAYQGGLGGTAAFFGQIGIPEFMAYIVKTIELVGGIALILGLGTRIFAALFVPIMAVAIITVGFSKGFVGGYEFELSLLVMALYLTLSGSKMLSIDGMLKHQQQSNEAKFH
- a CDS encoding ferritin-like domain-containing protein; the encoded protein is MYYGYYDYSPYDIRQNTRIISDLEKAINGEYSAIQCYEKLAQKAKNPEAKKIIQEIRQDEVRHYQLFSKLYYSLTGKNHKPSVTEPCPDQFREGLLFAFKDEQKTVDFYLTVSDYVRDQGTKELMKRIAQDEQQHAVWFLYLLTHHVS
- the addB gene encoding helicase-exonuclease AddAB subunit AddB; this translates as MEIQFLAGRSGSGKTTAILEEIKEQLRLDPLGPPIIFLVPDQMTFLMEYELAKTSEAGGMIRAKVFSFTRLAWSILQQTGGANRQFVTSTGIQMLLRKVIEEQKDKFKVFKKASDKPGFVEQIEKTMAEFKRYCMLPEEIEKISVESMLSEYTEERRAAEKLHDLHVLYQQMEEHLQDEYVHSEDYLNLLAQQIPSAEEIKGAHIYIDGFYQFTPQQLLVIEQLLLHAAKVTAAFTVDQSYHDRQPNELDLFRMTGKTYFQLYQLAKECGADISETIFERNHRHLYTPDLAYLEHQYEQRPVQPYQENTPHLTVSKSASKRAEIEGVARDILDLVREKGLRLRDISVVARHVDDYKDTLKEVFRDYDIPFFIDGNESMQYHPLIELIRSSLDVIKGNWRYEAVFRCVKTEFLFPLEITKNKAREQADQLENYCIAYGVKGERWTNGSRFHYRRFQSLDEDFRQTDQEIEMEQMLNDVKEWITPPLYQLQKRLKNAQKVRDMVEAVYVFLEEIQVPDKLEKARLEAEEAGRLAEAMQHGQVWDAVIQLMDEFVDMLGDEELSFPLFQQMIDTGLASLKFALIPPSLDQVFIGSMDLSRMYQVKCMFIIGVNDGVIPARPSDESVLSEDDREWLKRAGAELAETGKERLLDEQFLIYQALSSPSHHLYLSYAASDAEGRSLLPSPLIKYCQELMPNHQQALYVLDPELLEDDEQLKFVANEHVSLSYTISQLQQWLNQYPISGVWWSVYNYLMTSPNRDVSKNIMSSLFFTNRAKPLKPNVTKELYGDHIQGSVSRMEKFNACAFSHFASHGLKLKDRQFYKLEAPDIGQLFHSALKHISDTLVEQKKDWKNLTKEDCVTYSRHAIEQLAPRLQKEILLSSNRHAYIKEKLQKILIRVSSILSEHAKVSGFSPVGLELGFGGQGPLPPFTFQLKNGCTMELVGRIDRVDKAEGSKGLFLRIVDYKSSEKGLDLAEVYYGLALQMLTYLDLTITYSKEWLGIEATPAGILYFHIHDPLIQAPIPLAEDEIEQEIFKKFKMKGLLLEDVEAVKLMDQTLESGRSQVIQAGLKKDGSFRSDSAVLSEDHFHILTQHVRRTFEEAGERITNGEVAINPYKLKDQTPCRFCSFKSICQFDESIEDNDFRVLTSEKDDVVIERIKKEGDQYANTKTE